The following are encoded together in the Bubalus bubalis isolate 160015118507 breed Murrah chromosome 14, NDDB_SH_1, whole genome shotgun sequence genome:
- the NKX2-4 gene encoding homeobox protein Nkx-2.4: protein MSLSPKHTTPFSVSDILSPIEETYKKFGGAMDGTPPGLGAAYRAPPPGPSSQAAAAAGMQPPHAMAGHNAAAAAAAAAAAAAAATYHMPPGVSQFPHGAVGGYCNGGLGNVGELPAYTDGVRGGAAAAATGWYGANPDPRYSSISRFMGPSAGVNVAGMGSLTGIADAAKSLAPLHAAAAPRRKRRVLFSQAQVYELERRFKQQKYLSAPEREHLASMIHLTPTQVKIWFQNHRYKMKRQAKDKAAQQLQQEAGLGPPPPPSPRRVAVPVLVKDGKPCQNGAATPTPQAGPQPPAPTPELEELSPSPPALHGAGAGLSGLDAAAAGDYGGSALGANLLYGRTW, encoded by the exons ATGTCGTTGAGCCCCAAGCACACGACGCCCTTCTCCGTGTCCGACATCCTGAGCCCCATCGAGGAGACCTACAAGAAGTTCGGCGGCGCCATGGACGGCACGCCGCCCGGCCTGGGGGCCGCCTACCGCGCGCCGCCGCCCGGGCCCTCCTCGcaggcggcggccgcggcgggcATGCAGCCCCCGCACGCCATGGCGGGCCACaacgcggcggcggcggcagcggcggcggctgcAGCGGCGGCAGCCGCCACCTACCACATGCCGCCCGGCGTCTCGCAGTTCCCGCACGGCGCCGTGGGCGGCTACTGCAACGGCGGCCTGGGCAACGTGGGCGAGCTGCCCGCCTACACAGACGGCGTGCGGGGCGGCGCGGCCGCCGCGGCCACCGGCTGGTACGGCGCCAACCCGGACCCGCGCTACTCGTCAA TCTCCAGGTTCATGGGGCCGTCGGCGGGCGTGAACGTGGCCGGCATGGGGTCGCTGACGGGCATCGCGGACGCGGCCAAGTCGCTGGCGCCCCTGCACGCTGCGGCGGCGCCGCGGAGGAAGCGCCGCGTGCTGTTCTCGCAGGCGCAGGTGTACGAGCTGGAGCGGCGCTTCAAGCAGCAGAAGTACCTGTCGGCGCCCGAGCGCGAGCACCTGGCCAGCATGATCCACCTGACGCCCACTCAGGTGAAGATCTGGTTCCAGAACCACCGCTACAAGATGAAGCGCCAGGCCAAGGACAAAGCGgcgcagcagctgcagcaggaggCCGGCCTgggcccgccgccgccgccgtcgccGCGCCGCGTGGCCGTGCCCGTGCTGGTCAAGGACGGCAAGCCCTGCCAGAACGGCGCGGCCACGCCGACGCCCCAGGCCGGCCCGCAGCCGCCCGCGCCGACGCCGGAGCTGGAGGAGCTGTCGCCCAGCCCGCCTGCTCTGCACGGGGCGGGGGCAGGCCTGTCGGGGCTGgacgcggcggcggcgggggacTACGGCGGCAGCGCGCTGGGCGCCAACCTGCTCTACGGCCGGACGTGGTGA